The Synechococcus sp. M16.1 genome includes the window CGCTGGAAGCACGACTCCCTGTGCTGTCGCGGGGGACGAGCACGACCGTGGGACCTACAACAACAAGATGGCGCTGTTGGGCTTACTTCTAGAGAGTGCTCAGCAACGGGCCGGACGTGATGTTCAAACCCTTTGCCTCTTGATGAGCATCAGCAACGACGTCACCGAGCAGTACGTGGAAACCAACCCTGAGGACGTGCAGATCCAGCAGCGGCTCATGGCGATGCGCCAAGACCTCAGGGCCTGTCTTGCCAACCAAGCCGATGCTCATGCATGGGCTGATTCCTGACCACCGATCCGCTCGAACAGATCAAGGCTTTCCTCGTTCAGGCCAATCACGCTGACCACAGATCCACCGCTGCGGTATTTGCGGATGACCTGATCCAGCGCAGCCACGCCGCTCTGGTCCCAGATGTGGGCTTGGGAGAGGTCAACCGTGATGCGCTCGGGATGGTCGTGAAGATCAAATCCCTGGAGGAAGTACACCTTGCTCACAAAAAACAGCTGCCCCTGCACCCGGTACAACCGCTCCTGATCGCTGATCTCGACGGCCTCCACCTGAATCACCTTGGCCACCTTGCGACTGAACAAAATTCCTGCCAGCGCCACGCCTGCCAACACGCCAAGGGCGAGGTTGTGCGGGGTGGTGAGCATGGTGACTGCAAAGGTCATCAGCATCACCGAGGTGTCGCTCTTGGGGATGCGACGCAGGTTGCGCAGACCGTTGATGTCAGCAGTGCTGACTGCGATGCTGATCATCACGGCCACAAGAGCCGCCATCGGAATTTGCTTGAGCCAGGGCCCAGCCAGCAGGATCATCGCCAGCAGGCTCACCCCCGAGAACAGGGTGGACAGTCGCGTGCGGCCGCCGTTGTCCACATTCATCACGGACTGACCCACCAGGGCACAACCGGCCATGCCACCGAACAGGGAGGAAACGATGTTGGCGATGCCCTGGCCCCGGGCCTCAACGTTTTTGTTGGTGGTGGTGTCGGTCTTGTCGTCGAGGATGTCCTGAGTCAGGAAGGTTTCCATCAGACCCACCAAAGAGATGGCCAAGGCGGTGGGAAGCACCAAGCCAAGGGTGTCCAGACTGAAGGGAACACCACCTTCACCAAAGGGAAGGCTGAAGGAGGGCAGACCTGCAGGAAGGGTGCCGAGGCTGCTGACCGTGGGGATGTCAAAGCTGAATCCCACGCTGATCGCGGTCAACACGATGATGGCCACCAGCTGTGAAGGCACCACCCGGGTAATCCGGGGAAGGCCATAGATGATCACCAGGCCCAGCAGGACCAAGCCCCAGACGACGGGGATCTGGCCGCCGTGGGGGAGCAACGACGAGGCCCCATGGTCACCATCTCCAGCGTGAAGGTTGAGACCGAGCTGAGGCAGCTGGGCCTGAAAAATCAGCAAAGCCAGCGCATTAACGAAGCCGCTCAGCACCCCTTGGGGAACAAAGCGCATCTGATAGGCAAGACGCAGATACCCCCAGAGGATCTGCAGCAGACCCGTCACCAGCCCCGCCACCATCAGGTACTGGACCCCCAGGCCTGGCCCCCGGGCTTCACCGGTGGCCACAAGGCCTGTCATCAACAGGGCGGTGGAGCCCGTGGCTGAGGTGATCATGGCCATACGACCACCCACGACGGCGATGGTCAGCGACAGGCAGAAGGCTCCGAACAGGCCCACTTTGGGGTCCACCCCAGCGATCCCCGAGAAGGCAATGGCCTCGGGAATCATCGCGAAAGCCACCACCAGACCTGAAAGCAGATCTTTGCTGGGGTTGGCCAACCACTGATTCATCAGGGTTGGGCTTGGTCGTTTGGCCATCAAAGGATGCCGATTAGGGGCGACCGTAAATCAGAGCGCCGGCAGGGTGCCTGCTGGATCCAAGCGCTGTTTCAGCTTTCGCAACTCGGGCAACCAGGGGCCGAACGCCGCCTCCAACTCCTTGTGATGGAAGGGCAGATGGTCATGAAACTGCGCCAGATGCACACCAGGGCAGACCGACTGAAGGACCTGCCAGACCTCCTCCAACCAAGCAAGACTGCGTTTCTGGCCCGGGGCATCTCCAGGAGTCCAGGCGGCGGTGATCCAGGGCTTCCACTCGGCAGTGCGATGCACGAACGAGCTGGCCTCCGCGGCAACCTGTTGCGTTGCCGCCCCCAGCTGCTGACAGGCCAGGCTGCAGAAGGGATGAGGACGATGCTGCAGCAAACGGCATAAATCCGGCATCACGACCCTCCAGAGCTCAGCAGCTGCCGGCCCCAGCAAGCCAACCACCTCCGTGTGAGATCGCGAAGGCATCGGAGCCGATCCCCGCAAGGGTGGGAGCTGGTGCAACCCTTCGATCTTCTGCGCACCGGTCCAGGGGGCATCGGCAATCCGGAGCAACTGCACAGCGTCAGCCCTCTCCCAATGCCACTGCAGGCTGGTGCTGGCGTTTGATGCTTCGGCCCTGAGCATGAGCTCTGGCAGTTGATCCGGAGACACCACGCACTGCTCCACCCACAGCGGCAGGAGCGGCTGGGTGGCCATGCGCAGCGCGCTCACCACCCCTAGAAACGGGGCTGCACCGCAGAGGCCTCTCCACTCCAGCGAACCGGCATGGTCAACCCGAGACAGGGCAAAGGGGCTGCCATCACCCCAGACCCCATGGATCTCGAGCACTTGATCCACAGCAAGCCCCACCTGCCGGCTCAGCGGTCCCATGCCACCCGTGAGCACATAGCCAAGCCCAGGCAGACCCGACAAACCAGCCGCGACGGTTCGGCCGTGGGGAAGCAAGGCCTCCAGCACGTCCCCCATGCGGCAGCCTGCGCCAATCCAGACCGACTGATCCGCGGACTGCCACTCCACACGTTGGAAATGGGTTTGAAGGTCCAGGGTCCAGTGGTCAGCCACGGCAGCCCGAGATGTGGTGCCCCCGCCACAGAGACGCAGCGGCCGGGGACCGGACCAGTTCTGAACTAACTCAGCCAACTCCGCTGGTCGAGGGGAGACCAGACCGGATCGCCTCGCATCAGCCGCCTGCGCGTTGAAGAAAACGGGACGGTCTGAATCCATTGCGATGCGACTGATATCGTCAAACCATTGGAACAGCAGAGCGACCTTTTGGCCGAACAGCACGCGGAAACCAGCAACGAGCGTCTTGGCGTTCTGATCTGCGGCCACGGGAGTCGCAACCGACTGGCCGTTGAAGAGTTCGCCCAGATGGTGGACGCCCTGCGGCCTCGGCTGGCCCCGATGCCGGTGGAACACGGCTACCTGGAATTTGCCCGCCCCATCCTTCGGGATGGTCTTGAAGCGCTCCGCGAGAAAGGCGTCACCAAGGTGCTGGCCATTCCCGCCATGCTTTTCGCAGCGGGGCATGCCAAGAACGACATCCCCTCCGTTCTGAACACGTACACGGCCGAAACGGGGTTACCGATCGATTACGGCCGGGAGCTGGGGGTGGACCGGTTGATGGTGTCGGCCGCCGGGGCTCGCGTTCAGGAGTGCCTGAATGCCGCTGAGCACGACGTTCCCCTGGCCGAAACTCTCTTGGTGGTGGTGGGTCGAGGCTCCTCGGATCCAGACGCCAACTCCAACGTGGCCAAGGTGACCCGGCTGTTGGTGGAGGGATTTGGTTTCGGCTGGGGAGAAACGGTGTATTCCGGTGTGACCTTCCCCCTGGTGGAACCGGGGCTGCGTCACGCCGTAAAACTGGGCTTCCGCCGGGTGGTGGTGGTGCCCTATTTCCTCTTTTCAGGGGTTCTGGTGAGCCGAATCCGCCAACACACCCAGCTTGTGGCTGCCGATCACCCCGAGGTGGAGTTTCTCTCTGCGGGCTATCTGGGCGACCACACACTCGTGGTGGACACCTTCAAGGAACGGGTCGAGGAGGTGCTGCGGGGGGACACCGCCATGAACTGCTCGCTCTGCAAGTACCGCGCCCAGGTGCTGGGCTTCGAACAGGACGTGGGACGCGCCCAGGAAAGCCACCACCACCATGTGGAAGGCCTTGCGGAAAGCTGCACGCTTTGCGAACTGGAGTGCACGGGTGCCTGCCAACCCGACGGCATCCCGATTGCCCATGACCACAGCCACTCTTCAAATCACAGCCATGGCTCAGACCACAGCCATGGCTCAGACCACAGCCATGGCTCAGACCACAGCCATGGCCACCATCACCCCACTTATCCCCACGCCGACCATCCCCTGGGCCCTACCACGCTGAAGCGCAACAACGGTGCGCCTAAAGATTGATTCCATGGATCCAAAGAGAACCTGCTGATGGCTTGTCGCCAATGACACGGTTCTCGAAAGCGACAGCAGCGACGAAGTAAAGATCAGGTTTTCTTATCGAAATTGCTTCGCCAGGGTTCACCCCCTTTTTCCACACAAAAAAACGTCGTTTTCCACAGGCTGAAGTTGGCTCGCCGGCTGTGACGGTCAACCTGTGAATTTCCGAGGGAATCGCACCACCGGGTTGACAGACCGTCTATTCGGCCTAGAGCAACCGCGCCTCGTCACTTCCCGTACTCCCAAACCCAGTCACAGACTGCTGTCTCATCTCGTCTCACCCGCAATTCAACAAATGGCGACGGCTTTGACGCAAGCGCCGGTTGTGTGGCTTTCTTGGTGGGCGTTGAACAGGGACAAGCTGGACGGAATGGATCGAAATCACCTCGAGCGATGCCATGAAATGGGAACCACGGAGCGCGGAACTGCTTCAAAAGCCAGCTACGTGAGCCTTGAGACGGAAATCCCCGAGGTGCTCTATCGAGGCATGAAGGATTTCATCGGTGAGCACCCCAACTGGGACCAATACCGCGTGATGAGTTCTGCTCTTGCCCACTTCCTGTTTCAGAACGGCTGTGACGACCGCGCCGTGACCGAGCGCTATCTCGACGATCTGTTCATCCGCCCCGACCACTGAGGGCCAGCAGGCAGGCCCGACGGCTCAAGGCCATCATCGTCAGCGTTGGGCTCTGCCAGGCCGACGTCGGCCAACAGGCGCCATCCACCACAAGAACGTTGGGAGCACGCCAAAGACGGTTGGAGGAATCAACGACGCTGCTGGTCTCGCTTCTCCCCATCGCAGCCCCTCCCACCTCATGGATGTAGTACCCAGGGGGGGCTGCGCCTTCAGACAGAGCAACAGCACCCTCCAGGAAAGGTTCAACCAAGGGGAGGTGAAAGAGGTCTTTGATCGATTTGGCTTCACCTCCGGCGGCAGCGATGCAGGCCTGGATCGAGGTACGCATGTGCCTGACCATGGCCAGTTCATTGCTGCTCCAACGGCAGGCAATCGAGGGAACACGCACACCCCAGCGATCCGTGCGCTCACTCAGGGTCACCCTGTTGTCAGCCCTGGGAAGAACTTCGCCATGACCAATCAGAAACCCGGTGATGCTTGAAGGGCGACGACGTAACCATCGCGGCGGATCAAACCGTCCAATGCCACCCCAGAGGCCATAGCCGCCCTGAAAATCAGCCGATGGCAGGTGTCGGCCAAACGGAACGAAAAAACTTCCAGCGCCCGTGAGCATGGGCTGTTCCCCCTGAACAGGCTCGGGGAAGGCAAAAAACTGCGATGTGGAGACATGGTCCATCAAGCGTGTGCCCAGTCGTCCTGAAGGGTCGTCCAAACCGTTGCTCTGTTCACCACGACGGGAGCGCAACAGGATGGAGACGGTCTGAATCGTGGAAGCGGCCAAGACCACGAGATCCGCCTTCAACTCCCTGCGGTTGCCATTGGATTGGTCAACGGCAACCACACCAATGGCTCTGTCTCCGCCGGCATCCATCAAGAGATGCTCCACCAGATGAGCAGAGAGCAGCTGGGTGCGTCCTGTGGCCATGGCGCGAGGAAGGCTGCTGCCGCGACTGCTGGAGCGGGGCCAGGCGGGATCTTCTCCCTGCGGCGCCGGACCAAACCCCCTCGAGGGGATCACGGGATAGCCCAACCGTTGCCGCACAGCATCAGCAAAACGCTGTTCCGCCGGCGTCGCCGCCAGAGCCGGTTGCGTTTCACCGTCCGGCAGATGCTGCAAACCATCGCGCCCACCACGAACGCCCAGCCAGCGCTCCAGTTCGGCGTAGTGCGGTGTCAGCTCACCGCTGCGCAACGGCCAACGGACCTGTTCACCCTCCACATCCACTCCGGCCAGATCCTCATCCGAGAGACGCAGGGTGATGCCACCCCAGGTGAGGCTGCGGCCGCCAACCTGCAGGCCTCGCGTCCACAGAAACGGCTGATCCGCCGGGTGCTCATAGGGATGCAGACGCTCGTCGGCATACAGACGAGGGTTGGCTTTCCAGTAGCCGGGATGCTGGGACTGCTGGCGATGGCTGCCGCTGGTCAGGCCCACGATCCGACGCAGCAGATTTCCCGGTTCAGCCCCGAAGGCTTGCGTGCTGTTGAGGTCAGGTCCTGCCTCCACCACAAGCACCCGAGCTCCTGCTTCAGCCAGGGTCATGGCGGCCACGCCGCCACTCGCTCCCGAGCCAACAACAATGGCGTCCCAGGGGCCATCGCAGTTCATGGAGCGACTGCTCATGGAGGTACGACAGACAAAAAAAAATCTCCCGAAAGGGAGATTATTGATTCAATCAGAGTTGGTGGCGGGGGGGAGATTTGAACTCCCGACCTTCGGGTTATGAGCCCGACGAGCTACCAGACTGCTCTACCCCGCGACGACCCAAAAATCATACATGTCGGTGTCGCAGGTGACAGCAAAGTCACGACTGCAAGGCACCGGACACGCTGAGCTTGACGCTCGGGTTCACGACCAGCACCTGCTCATCGAGCTCGTCTAGCCCCATGGGTGTGAGCCACTCGAGTTGACGCAAGAGATGCAGTGCAACCGCTTGCTTGGCACGACGGGAGCCGTCTTCCACCTTAATGGCTACTCCAAGACCTTCACCCACGCGGCTGAGGCATTGAATGCCCTCTGCACCGCCCTTGCTCAAGACCTGACCGTGGCTGCGCCGCATCAGCTCGGTGTCGAAACGACCCTCACCAGCCACAAGGTCGGGGTGACTCAGCATCGCCCGACTGATCTGCTCGAGTTCGGCATGTTGTGAGGCACCGAGGTGGGCATAGAGCAAGGCCATCTGAGCCAACTGCAACACCAGGGTGGGAGCGCCACAGTCATCCCGCTCGGCAACCAATTCCTCAGCAGGCAAGCCGATCAGTTCAGCGACCCTGCGGTTCACTTCGACCTGGAGAGGGTGGTCCTGCTGGAGATAGGTCTCGATCGGCCAGCCCATCTTTCGGCTGGTGGCCAGGAAGGCAGCGTGCTTGCCGGAACAATTGTGCTGAAGCGGACTGTCAGCCCCATTCGGCACAGGGCATTGAAGTGATGCGCTATCCAACTCCGCTTTCCAGAGCAACCGAAAGGCTTCCCGGGCGTGAGCATTGGTGCCCGCATGGGACGCGCAGCTGATGGCGATGCCCCGTTCATCAACATCCAGCTGGTCAGCGGTGCCACTGCTGAGAAACGGCAGGGCCTGAAAGGGCTTCAGAGCCGAACGAATGAAGCTTTCCATGCCTGGATTTCCTGCCGACATCAACACCCGTCCTCGGCCATCACAGACCACGGCATGAACACGGTGCACCGATTCCGTGATCGATCCGCGCCGCAAGCAGACCTCAAGGGGGGCTGACCCGGACCGGGCTGCAGGGCTGAAGCCCGAGGGCAAAGTCATCGGAACCCCGATTGGTTCAGAGAGCCTGACAGAGACTGGCACCGGCCAGCATCAAACCCGCTGAGGTGGCCATGGCCCGTCCCAGACGACCCAGGATCGGACGAACCTCATGCCGGGCCACCAGCAGGTCGCGTTCCCGCCAAGACAGAGGCTTTTCCCAGGTCTGCCCGTCGTACCAGCCGGATTCCTCGTAGTCGACGGACTCACGCAGAAGCCGCTGCATGACGTAGGTCCAGCCCAGCCATTGCCGCACCAGCAACAGCAGGGGAAGCACAAGAGCGGCCACAGCGGCTGCGGCCAGGAGCCGGGGCGGATCCTGCTTCAGGGTCCAACTCCCACTGGCGATCAGGATGCACACCGGCAACATCAGCAGCCAGAAGCCTGCTAGGCGTTGGCTCAGGCGAGGTTCCTGACCCGCTGGCCAGGAGAAGAACCACGACTCGCAGAGCTGTTGAAACTCCTCAAGAGGCCGCTGCTCCGGTGGAACCGGGCAGGACACCGCTTCTGGCATGGATCAAGCGGCTACTTCACCGACGGTAAGAAGGTTCTGCTTTCGCCGTGACTCCAGAACGCCTCAAGGTCGTAGTAGCCGCGCTCATCGGGCATCAGCACGTGAACGATCACATCGCCGTAATCAAGAAGCGCCCAGCGCCCCTCATTCAGCCCTTCCTTGCGCAAGGGGAGCAGGTCTGCCTCAGTTTCCAGGCGGTCTTCAACCGACCGGGCAATGGCACGCACCTGAACGTCGGACTGACCGCCTGCGATCACCATCCAATCCGCCAGGCTGGACACCTCATCCACACGAATCAGACGGATGTCGGTGGCCTTGCGGTCATCGCAGGCATCGGCCACCAGTTCAGCAAGCTTTTCGCTATCCATAAACGTTCTCGCTGGTAACGGAGCTGCGTGAGCCCTCCTGTTGGGCCATTTCAGCTCTGGCCTTACTGGCACTCTTGCGCAGCGCCTCAAGCCGGTCTTCGTAGTAGCTGCGGCGGCGCTTCTTACGGGTCTTTTCGACCAGCTCCTTCAACGCGCCCCCAAGACTGCGATAGGCATTCGGCACGCTGTAACCAAATCGGCAGGCCAGATCGATCGCGCGCTCGTCTGCACTGATGGCGTCCTGCAGGCGTTTTTCGGAATTGTTCTTCAGATAAAGACGATACCCCGCAAAACCGGACAGGCCCAGGGCCATCAACAGCAGCAGGCCGTCCTGAACCCACAATTCACCGATGGCACCTCCGAGGCCGATGGCCAGAGCAGCCATCTCCCAACCGTCCCGGGGAATTGTGTCGTTCTGGATCCGACCAACTTCATGCCAAAACAGCAAATTGCGGTGATCCAACGCCAAGGCATCCCATTCGTCGAGATCCACCTGGATCTCCACTTCATCCCGGCCGATTTCCTCAAGGGTGATCAATGGAGGATCAACTGCAGCAGCTGATTCCACAAACACCCAGCTCTGCATTTCCGGTGGCAGCAGCCCCTTCAGGCGCTGGAGCTCACTCATTGCAACTCTGGTGCTGATCTCCCTTCACCGTAGCGAGGCCAAGTCCCCCAGTTGGGGCGAGGCCGCGTGAGAGGCTTGATCTGTTTGGCCAAGGACGATTTCCCATGCCGAGGCGGTCTGATCTGCGTCGCATTCTCCTGCTGGGATCTGGTCCGATCGTGATCGGCCAGGCCTGTGAGTTCGATTACTCCGGAACCCAGGCCTGCAAGGCCCTCAGAGCCGAGGGATATGAAGTCATCCTGATCAACTCCAATCCGGCGTCGATCATGACCGACCCGGAAATGGCCGATCGCACCTACATCGAGCCGCTCACGCCGGACGTGGTGACACGGGTGATCGAGCAGGAGCGCCCGGATGCTCTGCTGCCGACCATGGGGGGGCAGACCGCCCTCAACCTGGCGGTCACCCTGGCGGAAAACGGCACCCTCGATCGCTTTGGCGTTGAGTTGATCGGTGCCGATCTCAAAGCGATCCAGAAGGCGGAAGACCGTCTGCTGTTCAAGCAGGCCATGGAGCGCATCGGGGTGAAGGTCTGCCCTTCGGGCATCGCCTCATC containing:
- a CDS encoding SulP family inorganic anion transporter, with the translated sequence MAKRPSPTLMNQWLANPSKDLLSGLVVAFAMIPEAIAFSGIAGVDPKVGLFGAFCLSLTIAVVGGRMAMITSATGSTALLMTGLVATGEARGPGLGVQYLMVAGLVTGLLQILWGYLRLAYQMRFVPQGVLSGFVNALALLIFQAQLPQLGLNLHAGDGDHGASSLLPHGGQIPVVWGLVLLGLVIIYGLPRITRVVPSQLVAIIVLTAISVGFSFDIPTVSSLGTLPAGLPSFSLPFGEGGVPFSLDTLGLVLPTALAISLVGLMETFLTQDILDDKTDTTTNKNVEARGQGIANIVSSLFGGMAGCALVGQSVMNVDNGGRTRLSTLFSGVSLLAMILLAGPWLKQIPMAALVAVMISIAVSTADINGLRNLRRIPKSDTSVMLMTFAVTMLTTPHNLALGVLAGVALAGILFSRKVAKVIQVEAVEISDQERLYRVQGQLFFVSKVYFLQGFDLHDHPERITVDLSQAHIWDQSGVAALDQVIRKYRSGGSVVSVIGLNEESLDLFERIGGQESAHA
- a CDS encoding FAD-binding oxidoreductase, which gives rise to MDSDRPVFFNAQAADARRSGLVSPRPAELAELVQNWSGPRPLRLCGGGTTSRAAVADHWTLDLQTHFQRVEWQSADQSVWIGAGCRMGDVLEALLPHGRTVAAGLSGLPGLGYVLTGGMGPLSRQVGLAVDQVLEIHGVWGDGSPFALSRVDHAGSLEWRGLCGAAPFLGVVSALRMATQPLLPLWVEQCVVSPDQLPELMLRAEASNASTSLQWHWERADAVQLLRIADAPWTGAQKIEGLHQLPPLRGSAPMPSRSHTEVVGLLGPAAAELWRVVMPDLCRLLQHRPHPFCSLACQQLGAATQQVAAEASSFVHRTAEWKPWITAAWTPGDAPGQKRSLAWLEEVWQVLQSVCPGVHLAQFHDHLPFHHKELEAAFGPWLPELRKLKQRLDPAGTLPAL
- a CDS encoding sirohydrochlorin chelatase — translated: MAEQHAETSNERLGVLICGHGSRNRLAVEEFAQMVDALRPRLAPMPVEHGYLEFARPILRDGLEALREKGVTKVLAIPAMLFAAGHAKNDIPSVLNTYTAETGLPIDYGRELGVDRLMVSAAGARVQECLNAAEHDVPLAETLLVVVGRGSSDPDANSNVAKVTRLLVEGFGFGWGETVYSGVTFPLVEPGLRHAVKLGFRRVVVVPYFLFSGVLVSRIRQHTQLVAADHPEVEFLSAGYLGDHTLVVDTFKERVEEVLRGDTAMNCSLCKYRAQVLGFEQDVGRAQESHHHHVEGLAESCTLCELECTGACQPDGIPIAHDHSHSSNHSHGSDHSHGSDHSHGSDHSHGHHHPTYPHADHPLGPTTLKRNNGAPKD
- a CDS encoding DUF2811 domain-containing protein, encoding MDRNHLERCHEMGTTERGTASKASYVSLETEIPEVLYRGMKDFIGEHPNWDQYRVMSSALAHFLFQNGCDDRAVTERYLDDLFIRPDH
- a CDS encoding GMC oxidoreductase, with product MSSRSMNCDGPWDAIVVGSGASGGVAAMTLAEAGARVLVVEAGPDLNSTQAFGAEPGNLLRRIVGLTSGSHRQQSQHPGYWKANPRLYADERLHPYEHPADQPFLWTRGLQVGGRSLTWGGITLRLSDEDLAGVDVEGEQVRWPLRSGELTPHYAELERWLGVRGGRDGLQHLPDGETQPALAATPAEQRFADAVRQRLGYPVIPSRGFGPAPQGEDPAWPRSSSRGSSLPRAMATGRTQLLSAHLVEHLLMDAGGDRAIGVVAVDQSNGNRRELKADLVVLAASTIQTVSILLRSRRGEQSNGLDDPSGRLGTRLMDHVSTSQFFAFPEPVQGEQPMLTGAGSFFVPFGRHLPSADFQGGYGLWGGIGRFDPPRWLRRRPSSITGFLIGHGEVLPRADNRVTLSERTDRWGVRVPSIACRWSSNELAMVRHMRTSIQACIAAAGGEAKSIKDLFHLPLVEPFLEGAVALSEGAAPPGYYIHEVGGAAMGRSETSSVVDSSNRLWRAPNVLVVDGACWPTSAWQSPTLTMMALSRRACLLALSGRGG
- a CDS encoding asparaginase — protein: MTLPSGFSPAARSGSAPLEVCLRRGSITESVHRVHAVVCDGRGRVLMSAGNPGMESFIRSALKPFQALPFLSSGTADQLDVDERGIAISCASHAGTNAHAREAFRLLWKAELDSASLQCPVPNGADSPLQHNCSGKHAAFLATSRKMGWPIETYLQQDHPLQVEVNRRVAELIGLPAEELVAERDDCGAPTLVLQLAQMALLYAHLGASQHAELEQISRAMLSHPDLVAGEGRFDTELMRRSHGQVLSKGGAEGIQCLSRVGEGLGVAIKVEDGSRRAKQAVALHLLRQLEWLTPMGLDELDEQVLVVNPSVKLSVSGALQS
- a CDS encoding CGLD27 family protein, which translates into the protein MPEAVSCPVPPEQRPLEEFQQLCESWFFSWPAGQEPRLSQRLAGFWLLMLPVCILIASGSWTLKQDPPRLLAAAAVAALVLPLLLLVRQWLGWTYVMQRLLRESVDYEESGWYDGQTWEKPLSWRERDLLVARHEVRPILGRLGRAMATSAGLMLAGASLCQAL
- the rsfS gene encoding ribosome silencing factor, producing MDSEKLAELVADACDDRKATDIRLIRVDEVSSLADWMVIAGGQSDVQVRAIARSVEDRLETEADLLPLRKEGLNEGRWALLDYGDVIVHVLMPDERGYYDLEAFWSHGESRTFLPSVK
- a CDS encoding DUF3318 domain-containing protein yields the protein MSELQRLKGLLPPEMQSWVFVESAAAVDPPLITLEEIGRDEVEIQVDLDEWDALALDHRNLLFWHEVGRIQNDTIPRDGWEMAALAIGLGGAIGELWVQDGLLLLMALGLSGFAGYRLYLKNNSEKRLQDAISADERAIDLACRFGYSVPNAYRSLGGALKELVEKTRKKRRRSYYEDRLEALRKSASKARAEMAQQEGSRSSVTSENVYG